The following nucleotide sequence is from Capricornis sumatraensis isolate serow.1 chromosome 5, serow.2, whole genome shotgun sequence.
GTGTCTGAAAATTATGTTTGGATGAACTGTGCTCTAGAACATTGGTGTGTTGGTGCAGAACCAGACAGAAGAAATACCACTCGCTCCTGGAGAAAAGTGTGAAACAAGTAAATCCACAGCATGCGAcatcctttcctctctctggaaCCTTCTACATGAGTCAAACACAAAAGGGAGTAGCAGGCATGGTTGGATTAAGTCTGTTCCACAATATATTAGCTCCAAATTaaattccaaaagagaaaaaggattcTATATGCAAAAACATTAGAGAAAAATCATACTGACTTGCATTTTGGAAAttcacaaaaagtaaaataaaataccttgAGTATTACTAACCTAGCAATTCTCAAACTCACTAGACCATAGAacccttttaaaaatgaaggcaaTACTTAATCACATCCCACACACCTCATATCTAACATTGCTTGGCCCTTGTAAACCTACAGAGGCAGGTAGGCATCCTGTGTAATCTACCCTTGCTGTCTGGTATTCCTCTTTAGAACAGAGATTGTAACAAAAACACAAGGTCCAATAGTTTAATCAATGTAATCAATGTAAAATAGCCTATTTCTCTTGCATAAAAATGCCAGATATAAGTTCTTACACTTCAgttaaaatgatacaaatctGCACCAAATCCCAGTGAGAGCAGAAAGATTTCCTCTTCAAAGACGAGCACAGGCCAAGTTCATTTACAGAGGCCTGtaaagaatggtaaagaatccacctgcaatgcgggagacctgggtttgatctctgggttgggaagatcccctggaggagggcatggcaacccactccagtgttcttgcttggagaatccccatggacagaggagtctggcagggtacagtccatggggtcgcaaagaatcagacacaactgagtgactaaacatgcaAGCACGTGCCAACTCTGGTCTTAGGTTGGGCTAAAGTTTATCTGCAAACCACAGGAAGCCTCTTATTATTACTACAAAAGGCAGTGGAGTGCCAGGAGTTCTGGAGGCAGATGGGCCAGAGTATGAATCCCAGTTCTGCCTCGGATTAGCTGAATAAACAGGGAGAGTTAAACTCTCTGGGCTTTCACCTTTCATcagtaaaatagaaatattagacACTACCTTGAAGGGTAAAGATTTAAGATAATGAATTTAATGCATCTGGCACAGATAATTGTccaataaaaagacatttttctttattcacatcttctttctgtttcttgataTGACTTTGCCTCAATATAAAACCCTAGaagcaaacataaaataaatcCTATTCGTAGAAGAGGGTATAAGATGGTAATAAAGAACATGGTATTTGATGCCAGGCAGGGGTGTCTCTGAGCCCTGATTAGGCACCCTTGTCTCTGGACCTTCACACAGTAATTAATCTCTCtaagctttagtttcagcattgATAAAACCAGAATAACAACAGGTCCCACACAATAGAACTGTTATGAGGTAGTGAGCAGACATGAATGTTTGCCATCGTGCCTGGGAGAGAGTGAGAACCCAATACATCACATTTCAAGTTATCATTACCCTTAGTCTTTTCCCACAAAAGAGAGCACTCCCTCTGGGCTGCTTCCCTGTATAGCAGACATACCTAAAATTTCCCAATAGTTTAACTCAGTCATTTCCCCAGACAGTGAGGCGGGATGATATTTGCAGCATCCACTTTTGTGGTATAACATTTCTGAAGAGTAATCCACACGCTCTTTCCAGCCCTGCAGGTTCAGGGCCAACCCTCCTCCATTGAATAATCAGATCCAAGGGCACCGTTATTGTCAGGATAGTTCACACTGTAGCTTCTAAGTGCAAAAGGGCATTAGCAAGGTGACAGAGAAGCAATTAAATTACATCACCCCCTCACGCCAGCTCTGAAACCTAGGCCGGAGATAGAGCTTGAAGCTGGATGGGAGATGAAGTTTTGGGGAGGAAAAGCAGTTAGAAGCTGTGAGAGTCATGCCCTCTGCCCACCTCCCATCACCATCACTGCTACCTCCACTAATCCTGAGTGAACTTGAAACAGAGGCACTTCAAACGCATGGACTCCACTTCTCATTCAGGCTTTGTGAAGGCTACAAGGCCTGCAGGGCAGAAGAAATGCCTGTGGTGGATGCAGGCACAAGGGTGTCAAGGATGACTCCCTCTTCTCAGGCTCTTCCACTCTTAGTGGGTGTGGGAGAGAACTGAACTCCAGATGATGGTCTACAGGGGACTGCTCAGAGAGAGCACGGGGGGCTCCCCTGACGGGGCAGCACGCATAAGCAGAGGGCAGCATTGAGTGGACAGCACCCCTCCCCAACCTGTGACAGAGAAGAGAGTGGCACTTAGACTTCGGGGGATCTCTTGGCTGAGGAGCCATGTGGGAAAGTGTGGGCCACCACTCAAGGGCGGACGTGCAAGGCCCAGGGCAAGGGCAAGGGCAAGGGCAGGCGAGACACCAGCCCAGGCGTGTCATGCAATAGACAAGTGACCACCTCacatcccagccctgcctctgggcCCTTGCACAAGCCCAGCTGATGCTTCTAATTGATTTCAGAGAAGTGAGGAAAACTGGAAGGGTGACTGAAAGTTACAGGCCAAATTCATGCAGAAACTGTGTGTTGGAATAAGAAAACCCAGAATTAACTAGGGTAAGCTGCCTACCATTAGCAGCTAGGGACTCTGGGTGAGAAATTAAAGTGGTACAGAAACAATATCCAAGTCTGTGAACTTCTGGCATGGAGGGTCTGTGTGTGCCCCAGTGACCCACCCAGAGCAGCAGGGTGCCCTGGGCATCCATGCCCTCTCTTCCTCCTGTGGCAGTACTGGGTGCCAGGAAGCACTGCCTCCTTATGGAAGCAAAGCTAAACAACCAGCTGTCAAGTCAGGGCAAAGCAGTGATGAAGAGTGTCAATGGTACCTACCTATCAGAAATATCACGAAGGAAACCAGTGCCAGGCTGATAATCAGCACGACGATCAGCCCCACCAAAAACAGACTGTGGCTTCCATTTCCTGAATCAGTGCTGACGTCCTGGAGTTTCTCCTCTAGAGCTGAtgtgaaacaacaacaacaaaaaaaggactCCTCAGCATACAGGTTGTCAGTGAACTGAATGGTCCCCCAGTGTTAGAGATGTaagatacaacattgtaaatcaaccatactccaataaaattaaagaggaaaaaaaagatgtaaggGAAAGACCCATTTTCCCTCTGATCCCTCTGAAAAAAGACTCATGCTTTAGACACGTCTTTGCACTAGTGCTCTTTGAGACTGTTTCACCTTCTTTTATGTTAGCATATTCAAAGAACAAGCCTGGTCAAGCTATCTCTATAACCCCTGTTTGGAAAATTCTTTGATGATCATGTTAACACTGATGTAGCtggacatggatttttttttgcatGGGATGAGGGTAGGGTGGTGTAAAGAACTTAAGGATTCAGAGTGGCAGAGGCTCTATTGCCCTTTTCCCTAAAGCGACCCAAGAATACAACACAGCTGGCTGTGGGTTGCTAACTCTGAGTGAAAGTCTAAGCATTCTGAGATATCTCCCAGAAAACTTTATTTCCTATAAAAATAACCAGCTATTCCTACATCTATTACACGACAATATCAAAATGAGCCTGATGTACTTGGTTTCTTAAAGTTGTTTTCAGGATGGACATGCTCTGAAAGCAAGATTCTCTTAAATGCTTTGCCGTTGAACTGAAAATGCAACTAAGCTTGGCTCACCCAAACCATGAACTGTCTGCATTTGGTCGCTGCTTTGTAAGGCCTATTTGCTTAATAACACccaaattaaattgaaaaatgaatataGGAACTTGGGATCATGAGGATCCTTGAATTACCTTCTGTATTTTATCCTACTATGTAGCAGTCCCACACCCTCTGCTACTTGATTACGGAGAGATGGGGGCAGAGGTCCCATGCTTTATAAAGACATCCTGCCTCACACCCTCCACAGCTTTTCCTTCCTAATCACAGCCAAGGCATAAGCTGGCACTCAAACACCAACCTTTATTAAGACCAACTGTAGTAAAAACCGGTGAaattctgaatgaatgaaagagagaaacaagCATTCAAAAAGGATACAGAAGAGAAATAATAGACATAAAATTGGGACAGTACGAGTTTCGAGTACATGTGAAACATCAACAAGTGGACATTTATCCCCTGAGTTGGAGGTCAGCATTTAAACTAGAAGAGATGGGGCTCAAATAACCTGATAGAACTCATTTATAATATTTAGGGGACAAGAAACACATGTAGCATTTAGTAtttagcatatttttattttgttttccccctcttctttctAATGTGTTCATTGAGGagatttgtaaatttaaaaagatgaagatGACTTTTCTGCCCAACAGAACATGAATGATCTTTGTTATACTAGATAGATGTGTGGAACATTTTCTCAGCAATCTGCTATGAAGTCAGACCTGTCTAAGAGAGTGGGCACACTCAGTGACCTATCTGTGGTCACCAGAGGGCACAGAAGCAGCCAACAGGCATGAATTAGCCTCTGGGAGGCCATCTCACAGCCTCCACTCCTTCCCAGGGAGAGAAACTCCAGAGGAAACTTCTCAGAACTCTTGAAGATTAGAGTTCGAATCCTGCTTAAGAGCCAGGAAAGCCCATAAGCCTGGCAAGTATTCAGAGAGCAAAAGCAAACATTGCCTAATACTAAATAGCAACTCtaatgcccaccccacccccaccacacccacaggcccagctcagcgCTGGCTATTTTTAGGTGACCTAGAAGCCAGGACTGGCCGCCAAGCCTGGGAGGGCACACGTACGGAACAGCTGCTGTGATCCGGCAGGACAGAGGTTTAGTTTGTTCAGATCATTTATGGAATCCACAACATAAAGCTTTCTATCTTCAGGAATGCTGCGAGAGCCACTGTCCTGGGAAGAACGTTTCATTGTTCCTGGAAGGAAACACTGCCATTAAACCAgagaggctgggctggggagcTGGCCTTCCTATCACAGCCCACAGGAAGCTGGGCCAGCACATGAAGACCCACCCACACATATGACTGCCAGATGAAGAAAGGCTAGAAAAGTTAGCTTTTCCTTTGGGGGATGACACTGCAACTCTTCTTCTTGCTTTGCTTATCAGGGAGCTCAGAGTCAAGTGTGTGGCACAATTTTAATGCTATAATACCCTGCTTATAGAACATGCTCCTTCCTCCTGCTCAGATTTCTCAATTTTGTCTATACTTtacctgggtttttttttttttaattttgtaattgatttttaaatatttcatattctgGTGAGACTTCTCAAATCCTTTGAGCAAAAAGACTACgtttaaacacataaaaagacaaaattatgcCAAGCAAGT
It contains:
- the LSMEM1 gene encoding leucine-rich single-pass membrane protein 1, whose translation is MKRSSQDSGSRSIPEDRKLYVVDSINDLNKLNLCPAGSQQLFPLEEKLQDVSTDSGNGSHSLFLVGLIVVLIISLALVSFVIFLIVQTENKMEDVSRRLAAEGKDIDDLKKINSIIVKRLNQLDSEQS